A DNA window from Hordeum vulgare subsp. vulgare chromosome 1H, MorexV3_pseudomolecules_assembly, whole genome shotgun sequence contains the following coding sequences:
- the LOC123450373 gene encoding alpha-hordothionin, whose translation MGLKGVMVCLLILGLVLEQVQVEGKSCCRSTLGRNCYNLCRVRGAQKLCAGVCRCKLTSSGKCPTGFPKLALVSNSDEPDTVKYCNLGCRASMCDYMVNAAADDEEMKLYLENCGDACVNFCNGDAGLTSLTA comes from the exons ATGGGCCTCAAGGGTGTGATGGTGTGTTTACTTATACTGGGGTTGGTTCTCGAACAGGTGCAAGTAGAAGGCAAGAGTTGCTGCAGGAGCACCCTAGGAAGAAACTGCTACAATCTTTGCCGCGTCCGTGGTGCTCAGAAGCTATGCGCAGGCGTCTGTAGGTGTAAACTCACAAGTAGCGGAAAATGCCCTACAGGCTTCCCCAAATTGGCCCTTGTGTCCAACTCAG ATGAACCAGACACCGTCAAGTATTGCAACTTGGGGTGTAGGGCTTCCATGTGTGACTACATGGTCAACGCAG CTGCTGACGACGAAGAAATGAAACTCTATTTGGAAAATTGTGGTGATGCTTGTGTCAATTTCTGCAACGGTGATGCTGGCCTCACATCCCTTACTGCCTAA